Proteins from a genomic interval of Kitasatospora kifunensis:
- a CDS encoding NUDIX hydrolase: MTQTTDLTSPPEDRFPALFAPQRWEWGGIDAQFATELPPDELTTNIHLIGFTGELVVLCREIRGHWFLPGGTREAAESVDACLARELLEEAGARLLGEPVWVGAHEAVTDRARPYRPWQPHPRKFWLWGWAEVTVDSAPTNPADGEVVVEVRAMPVAEAITLLAGEGEPWRGELVALAAEQRAAQQATRH, encoded by the coding sequence ATGACACAGACCACCGATCTCACCAGCCCGCCCGAGGACCGCTTCCCCGCGCTGTTCGCGCCCCAGCGGTGGGAGTGGGGTGGCATCGACGCGCAGTTCGCCACGGAGCTGCCACCGGACGAGTTGACCACCAACATTCACCTGATCGGGTTCACCGGTGAGTTGGTGGTGCTCTGCCGGGAGATCCGGGGTCACTGGTTCCTGCCCGGCGGCACCCGGGAGGCGGCCGAGTCGGTCGACGCCTGCCTGGCCCGTGAGTTGCTCGAGGAGGCCGGCGCCCGGCTGCTCGGCGAGCCGGTCTGGGTGGGCGCGCACGAGGCCGTGACGGACCGTGCCAGGCCCTACCGCCCGTGGCAGCCGCACCCGCGCAAGTTCTGGCTCTGGGGCTGGGCCGAGGTGACGGTGGACAGCGCGCCGACCAACCCGGCGGACGGCGAGGTGGTCGTGGAGGTGCGCGCGATGCCGGTGGCCGAGGCGATCACGCTGCTGGCCGGCGAGGGCGAGCCGTGGCGGGGCGAGCTGGTGGCGCTGGCGGCCGAACAGCGAGCCGCGCAGCAGGCCACGCGGCACTGA